In one window of Henckelia pumila isolate YLH828 chromosome 1, ASM3356847v2, whole genome shotgun sequence DNA:
- the LOC140874439 gene encoding uncharacterized protein yields the protein MVANTLLSIVRCDPSNEIKYIIESVKDKYGYQISYTKAWRSLKRTVEIVYGTWKSSVQLLPKYIHALCKYNPGTIVDLKHLRNNEEIKTLNYCFWAFKTCTDGFRHYQKIISVDGTHLYTNYKHKMLIVVTLDANNQVLPLAFAIVDEETSDSCKCFLENDGRHVICGENGMCLISDRHKGIVRAVEDLTYFKHLHGEAGKQHQICKFDAIMEAIKNKNILTHRYLAGISKKKWSMAHDEGWRRGVMMKNMFECLNSVLKGARRLPISAIVATGGRPSRGQHMQVVRISTTDCSCGKWTIFGIPCSHDICTAKWHSLDPTTLVQSWYNISEYLAAYEGRFEPLADERYWDRPTF from the exons ATGGTTGCAAATACGCTATTGAGTATTGTACGATGTGATCCTTCGAATgagattaaatatataatagagAGTGTGAAAGATAAATATGGATATCAAATCTCGTATACGAAGGCGTGGCGGAGTTTGAAACGCACAGTGGAAATTGTTTATGGTACATGGAAGAGCTCTGTGCAACTACTACCGAAATATATTCACGCTCTGTGCAAATATAATCCTGGAACAATTGTCGACTTGAAGCATCTCAGAAACAATGAAGAAATAAAAACATTGAACTATTGTTTTTGGGCGTTCAAGACTTGTACTGATGGATTTCGACATTATCAAAAAATCATTAGTGTCGACGGTACACATTTGTACACAAATTACAAACATAAAATGTTGATCGTTGTCACTCTGGATGCGAATAATCAAGTGCTACCGCTGGCATTTGCAATTGTGGATGAAGAAACATCTGATTCTTGTAAATGTTTTTTGGAGAATGATGGTCGACATGTTATTTGTGGTGAGAATGGTATGTGCCTAATTTCTGATAGGCATAAGGGAATTGTGCGAGCAGTTGAAGATCTTACATATTTTAAACATCTACATGGT GAAGCAGGGAAACAACATCAGATTTGCAAGTTTGATGCAATAATGGAGGCAATCaagaacaaaaatattttgacaCACAGATACTTGGCTGGAATATCGAAGAAAAAATGGAGTATGGCCCATGACGAAGGTTGGCGTCGTGGAGTGATGATGAAAAACATGTTCGAGTGCTTAAACAGTGTGTTAAAAGGAGCTCGTAGACTGCCTATATCTGCAATA GTTGCAACCGGAGGAAGGCCAAGTCGCGGCCAACACATGCAAGTGGTGAGAATATCAACTACTGATTGTTCATGTGGTAAATGGACAATTTTCGGCATCCCGTGTTCTCATGATATTTGCACTGCTAAATGGCACTCGTTAGATCCCACAACACTTGTGCAGTCATGGTATAATATATCTGAGTACCTCGCAGCATATGAAGGAAGATTTGAACCTCTTGCAGATGAACGATATTGGGATAGACCTACCTTTTAG
- the LOC140875025 gene encoding DDRGK domain-containing protein 1, with protein MEEFLAAILMMFVVLSLIPLYLWRRRVDSRLSDQHEEEPQNVQGERVIRAGANTRRMRRRPAASAASTSSAAATVEESLDGSDEEPAGDGYYTAKASKKKEKKRQEREAQRQADEASRDSRRSKQDRYEEMRRRKDEEREALEQKLEEEAKAQKAKEEEAAALEFEKWKGEFSVDAEGTTENEVQDGSQGLLSDFVGYIKKHKCVPLEDIAAEFKLRTQECINRITSLEDMGRLSGVMDDRGKYIYISLEEMKAVADYIKREGRVSISHLASMSNQFIDLEPKSQSIEDISSIEEVTFD; from the exons ATGGAGGAATTTTTAGCTGCGATTCTGATGATGTTCGTGGTTCTATCCTTGATTCCTCTTTATTTATGGAGACGCCGTGTTGATTCACGCCTTTCTGATCAACATGAAGAAGAGCCTCAG AATGTACAAGGGGAAAGAGTGATAAGGGCAGGTGCGAACACGCGCCGAATGCGTAGAAGGCCGGCTGCTTCTGCTGCCAGCACATCATCAGCTGCAGCAACTGTGGAAg AAAGTCTCGATGGAAGCGACGAGGAACCAGCTGGTGATGGATACTACACTGCTAAAGCTtcgaagaaaaaggaaaagaaacggCAGGAGCGGGAAGCACAACGCCAG GCTGATGAGGCTTCACGAGACTCAAGGAGATCAAAACAAGATCGATATGAAGAGATGAGGAGAAGGAAGGATGAAGAGCGTGAAGCTCTTGAACAGAAGCTG gaagaagaagccaaagctcAGAAAGCTAAGGAGGAAGAGGCTGCTGCATTAGAGTTTGAAAAGTGGAAAGGAGAGTTTTCTGTTGATGCTGAAGGCACAACAGAAAATGAAGTGCAGGATGGAAGCCAGGGTCTGCTGTCTGATTTTGTTGGATACATCAAG AAGCATAAATGCGTTCCCCTAGAGGATATTGCTGCGGAGTTTAAGTTGAGAACTCAG GAGTGTATCAATCGGATAACTTCTCTTGAAGATATGG gAAGATTATCTGGCGTAATGGACGATAGAGGAAAATACATATACATCTCATTGGAAGAAATGAAAGCTGTTGCTGATTACATCAAGCGTGAAGGTAGAGTCAGCATTTCACACCTTGCTAGTATGTCTAACCAGTTCATAGATTTGGAACCAAAATCCCAGTCAATAGAAGATATTAGCAGCATAGAGGAGGTAACTTTTGATTGA